A region of Arabidopsis thaliana chromosome 5, partial sequence DNA encodes the following proteins:
- a CDS encoding Cysteine proteinases superfamily protein (Cysteine proteinases superfamily protein; CONTAINS InterPro DOMAIN/s: Ovarian tumour, otubain (InterPro:IPR003323); BEST Arabidopsis thaliana protein match is: Cysteine proteinases superfamily protein (TAIR:AT5G03330.2); Has 30201 Blast hits to 17322 proteins in 780 species: Archae - 12; Bacteria - 1396; Metazoa - 17338; Fungi - 3422; Plants - 5037; Viruses - 0; Other Eukaryotes - 2996 (source: NCBI BLink).), translated as MGYEPDPDALRWGLHDLEVCTLTNAGSCSSVTRYESGGGGTQGYVREGYNQPVTGYVDNDAVIAQFYQDELSRVARAEASGINSLSPTSVVAQDWPHPHQGQENQGEAIDITQESDILHNHNGNMEDKNVARIRFEGGQSSPSRDDDSVCSVEIEEESWSEVGKRLNQMIPIAHVPKINGELPSEDEQISDHERLFQRLQLYGLVENKIEGDGNCQFRSLSDQLYRSPEHHNFVREQVVNQLAYNREIYEGYVPMAYNDYLKAMKRNGEWGDHVTLQAAADLFGVRMFVITSFKDTCYIEILPHFQKSNRLICLSFWAEVHYNSIYPEGELPIPEGKKKKKYWVF; from the exons ATGGGGTATGAGCCTGATCCAGATGCTCTTAGGTGGGGTCTTCATGATCTGGAGGTTTGTACACTTACAAATGCTGGTTCTTGCTCTAGTGTAACAAGGTATGAgtctggtggtggtggtactCAAGGCTATGTTAGAGAAGGTTACAATCAGCCTGTGACTGGTTATGTTGACAATGATGCGGTGATTGCTCAGTTTTATCAAGACGAATTGTCTAGAGTTGCTCGAGCCGAAGCATCGGGGATCAATAGTCTTAGTCCTACTTCTGTTGTTGCACAAGACTGGCCTCATCCTCATCAAG GACAGGAAAATCAAGGGGAAGCCATTGATATTACTCAGGAAAGTGATATTCTTCATAATCATAACGGTAACATGGAAGATAAGAATGTTGCAAGGATAAGATTTGAAGGAGGGCAAAGTTCCCCATCTCGTGATGATGACTCAGTTTGTTCTGtagaaatagaagaagaatcttggtcaGAGGTTGGGAAGCGACTGAACCAAATGATACCTATTGCT CATGTGCCGAAAATCAATGGGGAATTACCGTCAGAGGATGAGCAGATTTCTGATCATGAACGGCTATTTCAGAG ATTACAGCTTTATGGCTTGGTGGAGAACAAGATTGAAGGAGATGGAAACTGccag TTTCGGTCACTATCAGACCAGCTTTACCGCTCTCCAGAACATCATAATTTTGTCAGAGAACAAGTTGTTAATCAG CTTGCATATAATCGAGAGATATATGAAGGTTATGTTCCAATGGCGTACAATGACTATCTTAAAGCAATGAAACG GAATGGAGAATGGGGTGATCACGTTACTCTTCAGGCTGCTGCGGATTTG TTTGGTGTTCGGATGTTTGTGATAACTTCATTCAAGGATACATGCTACATTGAGATCTTGCCTCATTTTCAGAAGTCTAATCGCC TTATATGTTTAAGCTTCTGGGCTGAGGTTCATTACAATTCAATCTACCCTGAAGGAG AGCTGCCGATACCAGAaggcaagaagaagaagaaatattgGGTATTCTGA
- the WCRKC2 gene encoding WCRKC thioredoxin 2 (WCRKC thioredoxin 2 (WCRKC2); INVOLVED IN: cell redox homeostasis; LOCATED IN: chloroplast stroma; EXPRESSED IN: 23 plant structures; EXPRESSED DURING: 13 growth stages; CONTAINS InterPro DOMAIN/s: Thioredoxin fold (InterPro:IPR012335), Thioredoxin, core (InterPro:IPR015467), Thioredoxin-like (InterPro:IPR017936), Thioredoxin domain (InterPro:IPR013766), Thioredoxin-like fold (InterPro:IPR012336); BEST Arabidopsis thaliana protein match is: WCRKC thioredoxin 1 (TAIR:AT5G06690.1); Has 30201 Blast hits to 17322 proteins in 780 species: Archae - 12; Bacteria - 1396; Metazoa - 17338; Fungi - 3422; Plants - 5037; Viruses - 0; Other Eukaryotes - 2996 (source: NCBI BLink).), translating to MSEIVNLSSSLRSLNPKISPLVPPYRQTSSSFSRPRNFKYHSFTDKICLAAERIRAVDIQKQDGGLQELDDSPVSVELGPICGESHFDQVMEDAQKLGESVVIVWMAAWCRKCIYLKPKLEKLAAEFYPRLRFYHVDVNAVPYRLVSRAGVTKMPTIQLWRDGQKQAEVIGGHKAHFVVNEVREMIENDSIT from the exons ATGTCAGAAATTGTAAATTTGTCATCATCTTTGAGATCTTTAAACCCAAAGATCTCACCTTTGGTTCCTCCATATCGCCAAACCTCGAGCTCTTTCTCTCGACCGAGAAACTTCAAATATCATTCTTTTACCGATAAAATCTGTTTGGCAGCGGAGAGAATCCGAGCAGTCGATATCCAGAAGCAGGACGGTGGTTTGCAAGAGCTCGATGACTCGCCGGTGTCTGTTGAGCTCGGACCTATCTGTGGTGAGAGCCACTTCGATCAAGTGATGGAGGATGCTCAGAAGCTCGGTGAATCAGTTGTTATTGTCTG GATGGCTGCTTGGTGCAGGAAATGTATTTACTTGAAACCAAAACTCGAAAAGCTCGCTGCTGAATTCTATCCAAG ACTGCGGTTTTATCATGTTGATGTCAACGCTGTGCCATATAGACTTGTTTCCCGTGCAGGAGTTACG AAAATGCCGACGATTCAG CTATGGAGAGATGGCCAGAAACAAGCTGAAGTTATTGGCGGCCACAAAGCGCATTTCGTGGTTAACGAAGTCAGGGAAATGATAGAGAACGATTCAATCACTTGA
- a CDS encoding uncharacterized protein (unknown protein; Has 30201 Blast hits to 17322 proteins in 780 species: Archae - 12; Bacteria - 1396; Metazoa - 17338; Fungi - 3422; Plants - 5037; Viruses - 0; Other Eukaryotes - 2996 (source: NCBI BLink).): MSFRERNHKSWFLFGKRVSASTNLCPTDTREWSKLDFVQLQKT; encoded by the coding sequence ATGAGTTTCAGAGAGAGAAACCACAAGTCTTGGTTCCTTTTCGGGAAGCGGGTGAGTGCTTCTACGAATCTTTGTCCTACCGACACTAGAGAGTGGTCAAAGTTAGACTTTGTCCAATTGCAGAAGACCTAG
- a CDS encoding DHHC-type zinc finger family protein (DHHC-type zinc finger family protein; FUNCTIONS IN: zinc ion binding; INVOLVED IN: biological_process unknown; LOCATED IN: endomembrane system; EXPRESSED IN: 22 plant structures; EXPRESSED DURING: 13 growth stages; CONTAINS InterPro DOMAIN/s: Zinc finger, DHHC-type (InterPro:IPR001594); BEST Arabidopsis thaliana protein match is: DHHC-type zinc finger family protein (TAIR:AT3G09320.1); Has 5087 Blast hits to 5085 proteins in 250 species: Archae - 0; Bacteria - 0; Metazoa - 2174; Fungi - 756; Plants - 837; Viruses - 0; Other Eukaryotes - 1320 (source: NCBI BLink).), translating into MSCRRFFSIPVLLVILVMGFVYYVTLFVFIDDWVGLQSSAGKLNALLFSLLASLCLFSLSICVLVDPGRVPASYAPDVEDSGWSNSNVTETRKCDKCFAYKPLRTHHCRVCRRCVLKMDHHCLWINNCVGYANYKAFFILVFYATVASIYSTVLLVCCAFKNGDSYAGNVPLKTFIVSCGIFMIGLSITLGTLLCWHIYLITHNMTTIEHYDSKRASWLARKSGQSYRHQFDVGFYKNLTSVLGPNMIKWLCPTFTRNPEDGISFSASRDS; encoded by the exons ATGAGTTGTCGGAGATTCTTCTCGATCCCGGTCCTTTTGGTGATTCTGGTGATGGGTTTCGTGTATTACGTCACACTGTTTGTTTTCATCGATGATTGGGTTGGTTTACAAAGCTCAGCTGGGAAATTAAACGCCTTACTCTTCAGCTTATTGGcgtctctctgtctcttctcGCTCTCAATTTGCGTTCTTGTAGATCCAGGTCGTGTTCCTGCATCTTATGCTCCTGATGTTGAGGACTCTGGCTGGTCCAATAGTAAC GTTACAGAAACAAGGAAATGTGATAAGTGCTTTGCATATAAGCCTCTTCGGACTCACCATTGCCGGGTTTGCAGAAGATGCGTCTTGAAGATG GACCATCATTGCCTCTGGATAAATAACTGTGTTGGTTATGCAAACTATAAGGCTTTCTTCATTCTTGTGTTTTATGCAACCGTGGCTTCCATCTACTCTACA GTGTTGCTGGTTTGCTGTGCATTCAAGAACGGAGATTCCTATGCGGGAAATGTTCCGCTCAAAACTTTCATT GTTTCTTGTGGGATCTTCATGATCGGACTAAGCATAACACTTGGGACTCTCCTTTGTTGGCATATCTACCTCATCACACACAATATGACCACCATTGAG caTTATGATTCAAAGCGGGCCTCATGGTTAGCTAGAAAATCAGGACAAAGCTATAGGCATCAATTCGATGTTGGCTTTTACAAAAACCTCACCTCG GTGTTAGGCCCTAACATGATCAAATGGCTATGCCCCACATTTACTAGGAATCCTGAAGACGGTATTAGCTTTTCTGCATCGAGAGACAGCTag